One region of Phoenix dactylifera cultivar Barhee BC4 unplaced genomic scaffold, palm_55x_up_171113_PBpolish2nd_filt_p 000143F, whole genome shotgun sequence genomic DNA includes:
- the LOC103722376 gene encoding plant UBX domain-containing protein 10-like: MTSTGDDMIQELRASCTELVRRIARLPLSIIEGISRAIGHGAPRRGPQNLQSQQQPGLLMIPEEWLFVTLLEQQYGSTHPFFYACRFLEALRIAKDESKFVFLYLHAPDNPYTAPFCRDTLRSQLVVEFLDANFVSWGAVADRGEGSEMAVTLKAGSFPFCAVVAPTSGDSIAVLQQVVGPVSPEELVNILQKTIEEHGSAFRASRTEEEENRRANRQLRVEQDAAYLESLKKDKEKDRAQQRLADEMARAATERRKKANNERLQRNPPPKQLSSKTKDTSKEIQRKETVTSSKTKSTTKILIRFPNGQRIEQSFLCTDTIRSIFRYIDSLDIPGIGSYRLISNFPRKVYGYEQLEMTLKDAGLHPSATMFLELLQ; this comes from the exons ATGACATCAACGGGAGACGACATGATACAGGAGCTGCGAGCCTCATGCACTGAACTTGTCCGCAGGATCGCAAGACTTCCTCTCAGCATAATAGAGGGGATATCAAGAGCAATTGGCCATGGAGCTCCGAGAAGAGGCCCTCAGAATCTGCAATCCCAGCAACAGCCAGGACTTCTGATGATCCCAGAGGAATGGCTTTTTGTAACCCTCTTGGAGCAACAATATGGCAGCACCCACCCATTCTTCTATGCATGCCGGTTCCTTGAAGCTCTAAGGATTGCAAAGGACGAGTCGAAGTTTGTTTTCTTGTACCTCCATGCTCCGGACAACCCCTACACAGCTCCCTTTTGCCGCGACACACTTCGTTCGCAGCTGGTGGTAGAGTTTCTCGACGCAAACTTTGTATCATGGGGAGCAGTAGCAGACAGAGGAGAAGGATCGGAGATGGCCGTCACACTGAAAGCAGGCAGTTTCCCATTCTGTGCTGTTGTAGCTCCGACCTCTGGTGACAGCATTGCAGTTCTACAACAG GTGGTAGGACCAGTTTCACCTGAAGAACTGGtgaatattttgcaaaagaCAATCGAGGAACATGGTTCAGCATTCAGGGCCTCGAgaacagaagaagaagagaacagaAGAGCAAATCGCCAACTGCGAGTGGAACAAGATGCAGCTTATCTTGAATCACTTAAGAAGGACAAG GAAAAGGATAGAGCCCAGCAAAGGCTTGCAGACGAGATGGCTCGGGCAGCAAcagaaaggaggaagaaagctAATAATGAGAGGCTCCAGAGAAACCCTCCGCCCAAACAATTAAGCAGTAAAACAAAAGATACAAGCAAGGAAATCCAAAGAAAGGAAACCGTTACTTCAAGTAAAACAAAATCCACTACCAAG ATACTGATAAGATTTCCAAATGGGCAAAGAATAGAGCAGAGTTTCCTTTGCACAGATACTATTAGATCAATATTCAGATACATCGACTCCCTGGATATACCTGGTATAGGAAGCTACCGGCTGATATCCAACTTCCCAAGGAAAGTTTATGGTTATGAACAATTGGAAATGACTCTCAAAGATGCAGGTCTCCATCCAAGCGCTACTATGTTCCTGGAGCTGCTTCAATAA
- the LOC103722377 gene encoding uncharacterized protein LOC103722377, translated as MGIVKIRPRGPGNDDSAGKRSRTFPLNELTQEEGLFLEKSTGDVFDDGELAEVGCEFVMVEDQVCNVPYDLYDLQNLKEILSLEIWNSGLTEEERFSLAAYLLDMDQQTFWITIKELLNGDNMFFGSPLENFFFRLKGGFYSPQVSHLRESLQFLQRRGYYHSLRSYHENMCQKCVDIKRAWSNCHPSMREDRKPVFLVDLNAFPAEEEMLNKGEKNAATIPLLKKTKYMNERVTAHDPMVVFKGIALNRKTNAKGVLKIKPIEMNAMQNQPLLPLPNEPWEPCRRPPKGVLKIKPKCDLLGHQRERSRMIQVPPEQTTADLSGVHNSRFSPSQFAFTWDKQTFDEKLQFVHRTGRDGNTYRSPELIENQQREEFLNMGAGQRSQRKRKMVKDVRSDNAIEINEETFPLKNNLKLRIYSHETGGMGKHHDGENLWQNSGQRSKEFHAGSADSYPISPGNHRGRMQMTAVHSTLSEAVSGAPIVLTDEHQPFTKSSDHSKHKLRDNNDGVLKMPNAQMATSGVEREGLMFPITYKRKKAYTKLNSVTSLKQLPVVADVESVLPSGKVDMKAKAIKIKFKGWNDKNAEYKQGMLNGMQHGSMSS; from the coding sequence ATGGGCATTGTCAAGATTAGGCCTCGGGGGCCTGGAAATGATGATTCTGCAGGAAAAAGATCTCGTACCTTTCCACTCAATGAGCTCACACAAGAGGAGGGATTGTTCTTGGAAAAGAGCACTGGTGACGTTTTTGATGACGGTGAGCTTGCAGAGGTGGGTTGTGAGTTTGTCATGGTTGAAGATCAGGTATGCAATGTTCCATATGATCTTTATGACTTGCAAAACTTAAAGGAAATCCTCTCTTTGGAGATTTGGAATTCTGGTTTAAcagaagaagaaagattttcTCTAGCAGCTTACCTTCTAGATATGGACCAACAGACATTTTGGATTACGATAAAGGAGTTGCTCAATGGTGATAATATGTTCTTTGGAAGTCCCTTGGAAAATTTTTTCTTCAGACTGAAAGGTGGATTTTATTCTCCACAAGTTTCTCATTTAAGGGAAAGTCTGCAGTTCTTGCAAAGACGGGGCTATTATCATTCCCTAAGATCATATCATGAGAATATGTGTCAGAAGTGTGTGGACATCAAAAGGGCATGGAGTAATTGTCACCCAAGCATGAGGGAAGATCGCAAGCCTGTATTTTTGGTGGATCTCAATGCATTTCCTGCAGAGGAAGAGATGTTAAACAAGGGTGAAAAAAATGCGGCAACCATTCCGCTGTTAAAGAAGACCAAATATATGAATGAAAGGGTAACTGCTCATGATCCAATGGTTGTTTTTAAGGGCATAGCATTAAACAGGAAAACAAATGCAAAAGGGGTTCTGAAAATAAAACCAATTGAAATGAATGCAATGCAAAATCAACCTCTGCTACCATTGCCAAATGAGCCATGGGAGCCATGTAGGCGGCCACCTAAAGGCGTATTAAAAATAAAGCCTAAATGTGATCTTCTTGGTCATCAACGGGAACGATCCAGAATGATTCAAGTTCCACCAGAACAAACTACAGCTGATCTATCGGGTGTTCATAACTCTAGATTCTCCCCTTCACAATTTGCTTTTACATGGGATAAACAGACCTTTGATGAGAAGTTACAATTTGTACATCGGACAGGCAGAGATGGAAATACTTATAGAAGTCCTGAGCTTATAGAAAATCAGCAAAGGGAAGAATTTTTGAACATGGGTGCTGGACAGAGATcgcaaagaaagagaaagatggTAAAGGACGTGAGGTCAGATAATGCTATAGAGATAAATGAAGAAACTTTTCCATTGAAAAATAACCTGAAATTGAGGATATATTCTCATGAAACTGGTGGGATGGGAAAGCACCACGACGGAGAGAACCTTTGGCAAAACTCAGGTCAACGAAGTAAGGAATTTCATGCAGGTTCTGCAGACTCATACCCTATTAGTCCTGGTAATCATCGAGGAAGAATGCAGATGACTGCAGTGCATTCCACACTTTCTGAAGCAGTTTCAGGGGCCCCAATTGTTCTCACTGATGAGCACCAGCCTTTTACAAAGTCTTCTGATCATTCAAAACATAAGCTTAGAGATAATAATGATGGAGTATTGAAAATGCCAAATGCCCAAATGGCTACTTCAGGGGTTGAAAGAGAAGGTCTTATGTTTCCGATAACATATAAGCGGAAAAAAGCATACACAAAGCTTAACTCAGTCACCTCTCTTAAGCAGCTTCCTGTGGTAGCTGATGTGGAATCAGTATTGCCGAGCGGAAAAGTAGACATGAAAGCAAAGGCTATCAAGATAAAGTTTAAAGGGTGGAATGATAAAAATGCTGAGTACAAACAAGGAATGCTGAATGGGATGCAACATGGGTCCATGTCTAGCTAA
- the LOC103722375 gene encoding pre-mRNA-splicing factor CWC25 homolog isoform X2, translating into MALKFLNKKGWHTGSLGNVENVWKAEQKHEAEQRKLEELRKQIQEERERSEFRQLQEQAGLIPSGWKGSSEGFKALQPQPQPPPAAPAAEASTSKAAVPGALFEDKPQSANDAWRKLHSDPLLLIRQREQVLARIKNNPIKMAMIKKSVEAEKKQKHEKEEKQENEKHRHHYSKSKNEKHSSKVHSDSEDTSEVEEERRKRDRATSGRQEHSKSNHEMRSSRICSDSVDSSKGEVERRSKRDQSTSEDHRHGNSKHDKHTEKVHSDLKNTSDGVEKRNRHRSTSEHHQHSYSKHEKHSSRGRSDSKYQSEKESKKSNVSKSEDLHHSLDLGIGSKQKEINTQNLQQEPGYKRHQGVLMMSEEERAARLREMQLNAELHEEQRGKRLKRAAEADAQEALRASTSRGKNFLDAAQKSIYGTEKGGSSTIEESVRRRAYYSQGGSAVHESNAFRR; encoded by the exons ATGGcgttgaagtttttgaacaagAAAGGATGGCATACGGGGAGCCTCGGCAACGTCGAGAACGTGTGGAAAGCTGAGCAGAAGCACGAGGCCGAGCAGCGCAAGCTCGAGGAGCTCCGCAAGCAGATCCAGGAGGAGCGCGAACGCTCCGAGTTCCGCCAACTCCAAGAACAAGCCGGCCTCATCCC GAGCGGTT GGAAGGGGAGCTCCGAGGGGTTCAAGGCGCTCCAGCCCCAGCCCCAGCCCCCGCCCGCCGCCCCAGCAGCAGAGGCTAGTACCTCCAAG GCAGCTGTTCCTGGTGCTTTATTTGAGGATAAGCCTCAGTCTGCAAATGATGCTTGGAGAAAACTCCACTCTGATCCCTTGCTTCTTATCCGACAACGTGAGCAGGTACTTGCCAGGATAAAGAATAATCCTATCAAGATGGCCATGATCAAGAAATCT GTAGAAGCTGAGAAAAAGCAGAAGCACGAAAAGGAGGAGaaacaagaaaatgaaaaacacaGGCACCACTATAGCAAGTCAAAGAATGAGAAGCATTCGTCCAAAGTTCATTCAGATTCAGAAGACACAAGTGAagtagaggaagagagaagaaagagggatcGTGCAACATCTGGGAGGCAAGAGCACAGCAAGTCAAACCATGAAATGCGTTCATCTAGAATTTGTTCAGATTCTGTAGACAGTAGCAAGGGTGAGGTAGAGAGAAGAAGTAAGAGGGACCAATCAACTTCTGAGGATCACCGACATGGCAACTCAAAGCATGATAAGCATACGGAAAAAGTTCATTCAGATTTAAAGAACACGAGTGATGGTGTAGAGAAAAGAAATAGACATCGTTCAACGTCAGAGCATCATCAGCACAGTTACTCGAAGCATGAGAAGCATTCATCCAGAGGTCGTTCAGATTCAAAATACCAAAGTGAGAAAGAGAGCAAAAAGAGCAATGTCTCGAAATCTGAGGATCTTCATCATAGTTTGGACCTTGGAATAGGAAGCAAGCAGAAGGAAATCAATACCCAGAATCTGCAACAGGAGCCCGGTTATAAGCGACATCAGGGTGTCCTAATGATGTCCGAGGAAGAGAGAGCAGCTCGGCTGCGAGAAATGCAACTCAATGCAGAGCTTCATGAGGAGCAAAGGGGAAAACGATTGAAGAGAGCAGCTGAGGCTGATGCCCAGGAGGCATTGCGGGCAAGTACTTCCCGAGGCAAGAATTTCTTAGATGCTGCCCAAAAGAGCATTTATGGAACCGAAAAAGGGGGAAGCTCTACAATTGAAGAGAGTGTCCGTCGCCGTGCTTATTATTCACAAGGGGGTTCTGCAGTCCATGAAAGCAATGCTTTCCGGCGGTGA
- the LOC103722375 gene encoding pre-mRNA-splicing factor CWC25 homolog isoform X1 — protein MKLSLWTRFRVRFLGFLIFGHFVDFICFFFNPFGRQERLDFLYESGLAVGKGSSEGFKALQPQPQPPPAAPAAEASTSKAAVPGALFEDKPQSANDAWRKLHSDPLLLIRQREQVLARIKNNPIKMAMIKKSVEAEKKQKHEKEEKQENEKHRHHYSKSKNEKHSSKVHSDSEDTSEVEEERRKRDRATSGRQEHSKSNHEMRSSRICSDSVDSSKGEVERRSKRDQSTSEDHRHGNSKHDKHTEKVHSDLKNTSDGVEKRNRHRSTSEHHQHSYSKHEKHSSRGRSDSKYQSEKESKKSNVSKSEDLHHSLDLGIGSKQKEINTQNLQQEPGYKRHQGVLMMSEEERAARLREMQLNAELHEEQRGKRLKRAAEADAQEALRASTSRGKNFLDAAQKSIYGTEKGGSSTIEESVRRRAYYSQGGSAVHESNAFRRALRASQHGTKPSVRCSLYLEQ, from the exons ATGAAATTATCTCTCTGGACTAGATTTAGGGTTAGGTTTTTGGGGTTTTTGATCTTCGGACATTTCGTggattttatttgctttttttttaatccgtTCGGGAGGCAGGAGCGGTTGGATTTTCTCTACGAATCGGGTTTGGCGGTTGGGAAGGGGAGCTCCGAGGGGTTCAAGGCGCTCCAGCCCCAGCCCCAGCCCCCGCCCGCCGCCCCAGCAGCAGAGGCTAGTACCTCCAAG GCAGCTGTTCCTGGTGCTTTATTTGAGGATAAGCCTCAGTCTGCAAATGATGCTTGGAGAAAACTCCACTCTGATCCCTTGCTTCTTATCCGACAACGTGAGCAGGTACTTGCCAGGATAAAGAATAATCCTATCAAGATGGCCATGATCAAGAAATCT GTAGAAGCTGAGAAAAAGCAGAAGCACGAAAAGGAGGAGaaacaagaaaatgaaaaacacaGGCACCACTATAGCAAGTCAAAGAATGAGAAGCATTCGTCCAAAGTTCATTCAGATTCAGAAGACACAAGTGAagtagaggaagagagaagaaagagggatcGTGCAACATCTGGGAGGCAAGAGCACAGCAAGTCAAACCATGAAATGCGTTCATCTAGAATTTGTTCAGATTCTGTAGACAGTAGCAAGGGTGAGGTAGAGAGAAGAAGTAAGAGGGACCAATCAACTTCTGAGGATCACCGACATGGCAACTCAAAGCATGATAAGCATACGGAAAAAGTTCATTCAGATTTAAAGAACACGAGTGATGGTGTAGAGAAAAGAAATAGACATCGTTCAACGTCAGAGCATCATCAGCACAGTTACTCGAAGCATGAGAAGCATTCATCCAGAGGTCGTTCAGATTCAAAATACCAAAGTGAGAAAGAGAGCAAAAAGAGCAATGTCTCGAAATCTGAGGATCTTCATCATAGTTTGGACCTTGGAATAGGAAGCAAGCAGAAGGAAATCAATACCCAGAATCTGCAACAGGAGCCCGGTTATAAGCGACATCAGGGTGTCCTAATGATGTCCGAGGAAGAGAGAGCAGCTCGGCTGCGAGAAATGCAACTCAATGCAGAGCTTCATGAGGAGCAAAGGGGAAAACGATTGAAGAGAGCAGCTGAGGCTGATGCCCAGGAGGCATTGCGGGCAAGTACTTCCCGAGGCAAGAATTTCTTAGATGCTGCCCAAAAGAGCATTTATGGAACCGAAAAAGGGGGAAGCTCTACAATTGAAGAGAGTGTCCGTCGCCGTGCTTATTATTCACAAGGGGGTTCTGCAGTCCATGAAAGCAATGCTTTCCGGCG CGCCTTAAGAGCATCTCAGCATGGAACCAAACCGTCAGTCAGGTGTTCTCTTTACCTCGAGCAATAA
- the LOC103722391 gene encoding scarecrow-like protein 18, whose translation MLTSLHSHTDEEEEGAHHRHPNLQILPHGLTAPSTHSCRLLISCAELIHRADYSAARRILSLLSNISSPHGDSTDRLVHQFARSLSLRIDRLTHLISPSLFSDNEDTLQSSYLSLNKVTPFLRFAHLTANQAILEAIDGHRSIHILDFDTSHGVQWPPFLQAIAERSDPSSLPSIRITGTGTGLDVLRRTGERLQAFANSLGLRFQFHPLYLPTADPDASASLNSSFQLHPGETLAVNCMLFLHKLLKDGSSDDPACKLVAFLHAVKAMNPVVVTVAEREANHNSPIFLRRFMEALDHYTAVFESLEATLPPKSPERLEVEQVWLGREIEDIVGREGEGRKERHERFEWWEGLMRGRGFSSLPLSPFALSQAKLLLRLHYPSEGYQLPMSKNSLFLGWQHKPLFSVSSWH comes from the coding sequence ATGCTCACCTCCTTGCATTCGCAtacggatgaagaagaagaaggcgcacACCACCGCCACCCCAACCTTCAGATCTTACCACATGGACTGACCGCCCCTTCAACCCATTCCTGCCGATTGCTTATCAGCTGCGCCGAGCTCATCCACCGTGCCGACTACTCCGCCGCCCGCCGCATTCTCTCCCTGCTCTCCAACATCTCCTCTCCCCATGGCGACTCCACCGACCGCCTTGTCCACCAATTCGCTCGCTCCCTCTCGCTCCGCATCGATCGCCTCACCCATCTCATCTCCCCCTCATTGTTCTCAGACAATGAGGACACCCTCCAGTCCTCCTACCTCTCCCTCAACAAGGTCACCCCCTTCCTCCGCTTTGCTCACCTGACTGCCAACCAGGCCATTCTCGAGGCCATCGATGGCCACCGATCCATCCACATCCTGGACTTCGATACCTCGCACGGTGTGCAATGGCCTCCTTTCTTGCAAGCCATTGCTGAGCGTTCCGACCCCTCCAGTCTACCCTCCATCCGCAtcaccggtaccggtaccggccTTGACGTCCTCCGCCGAACTGGTGAACGCCTCCAAGCCTTCGCCAACTCTTTAGGCCTCagattccaattccaccccctTTACCTCCCTACCGCCGATCCTGATGCTAGTGCTAGTCTGAATTCTTCTTTCCAACTGCACCCGGGCGAGACCCTGGCCGTGAATTGCATGCTGTTCTTGCATAAGCTTCTGAAGGACGGAAGCAGTGACGATCCTGCATGCAAGCTCGTGGCTTTCCTCCATGCGGTCAAGGCGATGAACCCAGTGGTGGTGACAGTTGCTGAGAGGGAGGCCAACCACAACTCGCCAATATTCTTGCGAAGATTCATGGAGGCTTTGGATCACTACACAGCGGTTTTCGAGTCCTTGGAGGCTACGCTGCCACCCAAGAGCCCGGAGCGCCTCGAGGTGGAGCAAGTGTGGCTCGGGAGGGAGATCGAAGACATAGTTGGCAGGGAGGGGGAAGGGAGGAAGGAGCGGCACGAGCGGTTTGAATGGTGGGAGGGTCTGATGAGGGGTAGGGGGTTTTCGAGCCTCCCGCTGAGCCCATTTGCACTGTCGCAGGCAAAACTGCTGCTCAGGCTGCACTACCCTTCGGAAGGTTACCAGCTTCCGATGTCGAAGAACTCCTTGTTCCTGGGTTGGCAGCATAAGCCCCTCTTCTCAGTCTCTTCTTGGCACTGA